One window of Dermacentor albipictus isolate Rhodes 1998 colony chromosome 9, USDA_Dalb.pri_finalv2, whole genome shotgun sequence genomic DNA carries:
- the LOC139049857 gene encoding uncharacterized protein isoform X1, producing MFRIPRSHLNRGRTLTTPTSSAASIPAEGDAWSRRQPQAVSGARAPPFRPLLVPGGGRMPPRTRSSPPTPTSRPSTAAQTGTTSFDGEDDDDDERRRGYERRPHDHHLTFDEGGGACVVVVAPGPMAAAAAAASKRQNRRRRPPTPVGGDGFPSVRDELRTGVTRLSSPVGVPHAATSCAAAGCRSSSSPSSSSTACDEDDDVGPEHRGRRKGAADDASQDRRSVGSSRTNTGEPRRLRRHSKLGARLMLTALGGTSVVLLALLLAYNTQLEQDLIHRVKSVFDKGQGKRQARADANSTHYTGVAGSAVDEAAPSPHRRGSSTTPEPTLPESAEEFEQRLRQMVSRFWTPRDQPDYSGSGGFGFDPPRARAARRGWPRAGRGDDDADVPPRPPMAVGGDHEPTEPMSQPLVRDALRRRADWFLVQARRSHGRLPDASWPGDGESGNASRGAVEIEKVWQEGDDWDDGDGAPGLR from the exons ATGTTTCGCATCCCGAGAAGCCACTTGAACCGGGGGAGGACCCTGACCACGCCCACTTCAAGCGCCGCCAGCATCCCAGCCGAGGGCGATGCGTGGTCCAG GAGACAACCACAGGCTGTTTCCGGAGCGCGAGCCCCCCCGTTCAGGCCTCTCCTCGTGCCGGGGGGAGGGCGCATGCCCCCGCGGACGCGGTCGTCGCCGCCGACGCCCACTTCGAGGCCGTCGACGGCAGCCCAGACCGGGACGACCAGCTTCGacggcgaggacgacgacgacgacgaacggaGGCGTGGCTACGA GAGACGGCCACATGACCACCACCTGACCTTTGACGAAGGCGGAGGTGCATGCGTCGTGGTTGTGGCTCCGGGACCCATGGCTGCTGCCGCGGCCGCAGCCTCCAAGCGACAG AACCGGCGCCGGCGGCCCCCGACCCCCGTCGGGGGCGACGGATTCCCTAGCGTCCGGGACGAACTGCGCACCGGCGTCACGAGGCTTAGCTCGCCCGTCGGCGTCCCGCACGCCGCCACCTCGTGCGCCGCCGCCGGCTGCCGTTCCTCGTCCTcaccttcctcctcctccacggcgtgcgacgaggacgacgacgtcgGGCCCGAGCACCGCGGCCGGAGGAAGGGCGCCGCCGACGACGCCAGCCAGGACCGCCGAAGCGTCGGCAGCAGCCGAACCAACACGGGCGAACCGAGACGCCTCCGCCGCCAC TCCAAGCTCGGAGCGCGCCTGATGCTGACGGCGCTGGGCGGTACCTCGGTGGTGCTGCTGGCGCTCCTGCTGGCCTACAACACGCAGCTCGAGCAGGACCTCATCCACAG GGTGAAGTCGGTGTTCGACAAGGGCCAGGGCAAGCGGCAGGCACGGGCCGACGCCAACTCCACGCACTACACCGGTGTCGCCGGGAGCG CGGTGGACGAGGCGGCGCCGTCCCCGCACCGCCGCGGCAGCTCGACGACCCCCGAGCCCACGCTGCCCGAGAGCGCCGAGGAGTTCGAGCAGCGCCTGCGCCAGATGGTGTCGCGCTTCTGGACGCCTCGCGATCAGCCCGACTACTCCGGCAGCGGCGGCTTCGGCTTCGACCCGCCCCGAGCCAGAGCCGCTCGCCGCGGCTGGCCCCGCGCCGGCCGAGGCGACGACGATGCCGACGTGCCCCCGCGGCCGCCAATGGCGGTCGGCGGCGACCACGAGCCGACCGAGCCGATGTCGCAGCCCCTGGTGAGGGACGCCCTTCGCCGGAGGGCCGACTGGTTCCTGGTGCAGGCTCGCCGCAGCCACGGCCGCCTGCCCGACGCCAGCTGGCCGGGCGACGGCGAGAGCGGCAACGCGTCCCGCGGCGCGGTAGAGATTGAGAAAGTGTGGCAGGAAGGCGACGACTGGGACGACGGGGACGGAGCGCCGGGACTTCGGtga
- the LOC139049858 gene encoding uncharacterized protein translates to MEQDNRTEYVEERASGTTKEDRGERDSTVASTRSLIEGGTALLALAFGDGSADGDRKNDCKQRGTGQAGHGRDSVGGQVENERCLETQDRSSRYRHAQNRQASDEEEGCWSLCDDSGNSRGDGDEGDGEDTVVRFRVAAGGRTVARTAATAGRPRRQAVVATSSMATEGSQPEKRTSAIDEASGATNRMRTAPRASRDGQSSQSSSKKRHLAVPGDVRRSARAAKNVRGRKPRFEGTDVAPSKRRPTSHDPTTSHGVPRPASPPASERGTSSHVDDASPSSSFLGRASGRSWSTRCSPALFVISVVSAGVFVCMSFQVFPVVRTRGSSEEDWPVQNRTSESTAEQARRAGSTSGAVASTADDEDFQTAAGTEVE, encoded by the exons ATGGAACAAGACAACAGGACGGAGTACGTGGAGGAACGAGCGAGCGGCACAACGAAGGAAGATCGCGGGGAACGCGACAGTACAGTCGCATCGACCCGAAGCCTCATCGAGGGCGGAACAGCTCTGCTGGCGCTTGCCTTCGGAGACGGCAGTGCAGACGGTGACCGCAAGAACGACTGCAAACAACGAGGCACGGGACAAGCCGGCCACGGGCGCGACAGCGTCGGCGGCCAAGTCGAAAACGAGCGCTGCCTCGAGACGCAAGACCGGAGTTCGCGGTACAGGCATGCGCAGAACAGACAGGCCTCGGACGAAGAAGAAGGATGCTGGAGTCTGTGCGACGACAGCGGCAACTCGCGAGGTGACGGAGACGAGGGTGACGGTGAGGACACGGTCGTCAGGTTTCGCGTGGCAGCCGGAGGCAGGACGGTAGCCAGGACAGCGGCGACCGCAGGACGTCCCAGGAGGCAAGCCGTGGTCGCCACTAGTTCAATGGCGACAGAAGGCTCGCAGCCGGAGAAACGCACGTCTGCCATCGACGAAGCGAGCGGCGCTACGAATCGAATGCGTACCGCCCCGCGTGCGAGCCGTGACGGACAGTCTTCGCAGTCCTCGAGCAAGAAGCGGCACCTGGCGGTTCCAGGAGACGTCAGGCGTAGCGCGAGGGCGGCGAAAAATGTTCGCGGACGGAAGCCACGTTTCGAAGGGACCGACGTCGCCCCttcgaaacgacgtccgacgtcGCACGACCCCACGACGTCCCACGGCGTCCCGCGACCCGCGTCGCCGCCGGCTTCGGAGCGAGGCACGTCCAGCCACGTCGACGACGCCTCGCCTTCTTCGTCGTTCCTGGGTCGGGCCTCGGGTCGCTCCTGGTCGACGCGCTGCAGTCCGGCCCTCTTCGTCATCTCGGTCGTATCGGCCGGCGTCTTCGTGTGCATGTCTTTTCAG GTCTTCCCGGTGGTGCGCACACGTGGCTCCTCCGAAGAAGACTGGCCAGTCCAGAACAGGACGAGCGAATCGACGGCCGAACAAGCTCGCCGAGCGGGGTCGACGTCGGGTGCCGTCGCCTCCACGGCGGACGACGAGGACTTCCAGACCGCTGCGGGCACCGAGGTCGAATGA
- the LOC139049857 gene encoding uncharacterized protein isoform X2, translating into MFRIPRSHLNRGRTLTTPTSSAASIPAEGDAWSRRQPQAVSGARAPPFRPLLVPGGGRMPPRTRSSPPTPTSRPSTAAQTGTTSFDGEDDDDDERRRGYERPHDHHLTFDEGGGACVVVVAPGPMAAAAAAASKRQNRRRRPPTPVGGDGFPSVRDELRTGVTRLSSPVGVPHAATSCAAAGCRSSSSPSSSSTACDEDDDVGPEHRGRRKGAADDASQDRRSVGSSRTNTGEPRRLRRHSKLGARLMLTALGGTSVVLLALLLAYNTQLEQDLIHRVKSVFDKGQGKRQARADANSTHYTGVAGSAVDEAAPSPHRRGSSTTPEPTLPESAEEFEQRLRQMVSRFWTPRDQPDYSGSGGFGFDPPRARAARRGWPRAGRGDDDADVPPRPPMAVGGDHEPTEPMSQPLVRDALRRRADWFLVQARRSHGRLPDASWPGDGESGNASRGAVEIEKVWQEGDDWDDGDGAPGLR; encoded by the exons ATGTTTCGCATCCCGAGAAGCCACTTGAACCGGGGGAGGACCCTGACCACGCCCACTTCAAGCGCCGCCAGCATCCCAGCCGAGGGCGATGCGTGGTCCAG GAGACAACCACAGGCTGTTTCCGGAGCGCGAGCCCCCCCGTTCAGGCCTCTCCTCGTGCCGGGGGGAGGGCGCATGCCCCCGCGGACGCGGTCGTCGCCGCCGACGCCCACTTCGAGGCCGTCGACGGCAGCCCAGACCGGGACGACCAGCTTCGacggcgaggacgacgacgacgacgaacggaGGCGTGGCTACGA ACGGCCACATGACCACCACCTGACCTTTGACGAAGGCGGAGGTGCATGCGTCGTGGTTGTGGCTCCGGGACCCATGGCTGCTGCCGCGGCCGCAGCCTCCAAGCGACAG AACCGGCGCCGGCGGCCCCCGACCCCCGTCGGGGGCGACGGATTCCCTAGCGTCCGGGACGAACTGCGCACCGGCGTCACGAGGCTTAGCTCGCCCGTCGGCGTCCCGCACGCCGCCACCTCGTGCGCCGCCGCCGGCTGCCGTTCCTCGTCCTcaccttcctcctcctccacggcgtgcgacgaggacgacgacgtcgGGCCCGAGCACCGCGGCCGGAGGAAGGGCGCCGCCGACGACGCCAGCCAGGACCGCCGAAGCGTCGGCAGCAGCCGAACCAACACGGGCGAACCGAGACGCCTCCGCCGCCAC TCCAAGCTCGGAGCGCGCCTGATGCTGACGGCGCTGGGCGGTACCTCGGTGGTGCTGCTGGCGCTCCTGCTGGCCTACAACACGCAGCTCGAGCAGGACCTCATCCACAG GGTGAAGTCGGTGTTCGACAAGGGCCAGGGCAAGCGGCAGGCACGGGCCGACGCCAACTCCACGCACTACACCGGTGTCGCCGGGAGCG CGGTGGACGAGGCGGCGCCGTCCCCGCACCGCCGCGGCAGCTCGACGACCCCCGAGCCCACGCTGCCCGAGAGCGCCGAGGAGTTCGAGCAGCGCCTGCGCCAGATGGTGTCGCGCTTCTGGACGCCTCGCGATCAGCCCGACTACTCCGGCAGCGGCGGCTTCGGCTTCGACCCGCCCCGAGCCAGAGCCGCTCGCCGCGGCTGGCCCCGCGCCGGCCGAGGCGACGACGATGCCGACGTGCCCCCGCGGCCGCCAATGGCGGTCGGCGGCGACCACGAGCCGACCGAGCCGATGTCGCAGCCCCTGGTGAGGGACGCCCTTCGCCGGAGGGCCGACTGGTTCCTGGTGCAGGCTCGCCGCAGCCACGGCCGCCTGCCCGACGCCAGCTGGCCGGGCGACGGCGAGAGCGGCAACGCGTCCCGCGGCGCGGTAGAGATTGAGAAAGTGTGGCAGGAAGGCGACGACTGGGACGACGGGGACGGAGCGCCGGGACTTCGGtga